CACTTGTGTAAATCTGAACTTCCGCTCTGCCAGTAACGAGAATAGAAACATCATTCTGGTTTAAATAGAAATCCTGTTTCCTGTcgaaaagaaaagatgttccTGCAAGGATAAATAATGCTGCTCTGATTTGTTTGTAAATAGATTTCATAATCAATTTCctccagtttaaaaatgttgagaaCATTGGGTCACGGGAGGTTACAATcatatttacaaggtttgaaactccagtttgtaaaatagaccacagtggaacaaaaacagcacGTTTTTAAACAGTCCCATAGTGTTTCTGATCTGCGTTTACTCTTCATGCTCTTTTATGTTAAAGACTAAGGGATTTATTTCAGGCACAATCTATGAATGACCAATTGTTATGTTTCTAGAGTGAATATGAACAGCTAAACTATGcccagcagctgaaggagagaCTTGAGGCTTTCACACAGGACTTTCTGCCACATatgaaggaggaagaggaggtatGAATGTTCATATTGATGAGAGTCAAATGATTTTACATGGAAGTATTTTTGTGTCCCTGCGGTTGACTTTGCtgcaagttgttttgtttttttaaactgaggagATTTGTTACAGGTGTTTCAGCCTATGCTTATGCAGTACTTCACCTACGAAGAGCTAAAGGACATCAAGAAGCAGGTGATCGCACAGCACTGCAACCAACAGCATTTGGACTGTGCTGCTGAGGTGCTGAAGGGTTTCAGGTTGTGGACCCAGGCAGAGGAGCTGCAAAAGGCCTTTAAGTATGCTGATCACGAGAAGACCGATTATGGTTAGTATGAATAAAGGTGTTTCAACACCATTACAAACGACAAGAGGGTCTATTGTGTCCATTGCAGCTGAACCTGTGTGTAACTGTTTAAGGCACTGACATTCGTAAACGTGCATGCCGTCATTTCGGTGTTGTTCGAGCGACTTAGAAGCTGAGCCATTTTGTGCTTTCTCTCAGACCTGGAAAAGAACAGGAACTCTTCAGTCCACATCTCCCAGCTTCCTACAGAAATCATGCTGAGGCTCTTCTGTTACTTGAGCCCCGTGGATCTGTGTCGCTGTAGTCAAGTGTGCAGCTCGTGGACAGAGCTGGCCAAGACGGGCTCTTTGTGGAGGCACCTCTATCCTGTGCGCTGGGCAAGAGGTAAGCTCCACTTTCAGGCAGTCTGgatattaaattaatttttctttataatttaaCGGTTCCTAGATTTATTACAGTGTGTATTTTTAACCACCTTTTTCTTTATCCAGTTAAAGGAGACAAGCTGATGCATTTATATGAGGTCTTTTTGTAATGTCTGGTATCTTTTTGTGAACTTACAGCATGATTTCAGTACCAAATCCTGTGCATAAAGTCTTTAGATTTTAGTCCAACTGCTCATAACGGCACACAGAAACTCTTGGACAGAGTAGCACTCATAAAACAGTGAGAAAATAGTTTTATGCTTAATTACATTTCTTTGTCTTCAGTTCATTCTTCTTTAAAGGTTAAATGTTTGCCACAAATCATACATTGAACTGGCTCTTAAAACACTGGAGCaatgataaatataaaaataatataattttgcTGGCCAGTTGGCACATTAGGTGCAGTGACATCAACATTCTCATACCATGTCTCCATAAACTATGGACTTCAGTGTGGAAGGGTTTTCCTTCCTTACTAGTTTTGATAACATCTAGAACTCttatagtttaaataaaataagaacaatTTCTCTCACTCGTCTCTCCAGCCTTTTGTGATGTTGCTTTTACTCACATACAGAAACTTGGAATTTCCATCATATGGCTTAGAAGAGACTTAAAGAACAACACTATGATGTTAGATTTTCTAGCTGAGATGCAAAACACTAGTTTTATTGAGGCATTAGCTCATTTCTTTATGAAATCAAATGAATAACTTCTGATGataatttgttatttaataGCAAAGTGAAAGGCTTTCTTATTCCAGAATATATGCTATTATCAAGCATAGATTTATCTTTATACTTAAGCGTCCCATGTTGCATAGTTggtaaacgtgtgtgtgtgtgtgtgtacacttcAGGTGATTATTATAGAGGTCCCCCTGGGGATCTTGACCAAGAGCCAGATGAGGAGTGGGTGAAGAGTCGGGTGAACGAGGGTCGAGCCTTTCAGGAGTGGGACGAGGATGCTGATGTTGATGAGTCAGGTGAGGTTTCATCAGATACATAAATGTTCTcctttttaactaaaaataagcTTGTATAAATGTAGAATCACACCATGTAATGTGAATTTAATGATGAGGCTGTTTAAAAGTTGCCTTTTAAATAATGGTctaatttttattgaaaaaaacattctctatcttttaaagataaaaaaaaaaagatgctggcTCTAGATTTTAGGTTCAGCAGTGAGATGAAGGTAGTGAGCAAACCTGTTGTGTTGCAGATATTTGTCTCTTGTAGTCTGTTTTTCTCGATCTAATACAGAAAATGAGTTGTCTAATTTGTGTTCTCGGTTCTGTTAGATGTTTCGGGTCATACTGAAGGCTTGCTTGCAATTAGCACCGCtcagagagagaagaggctCCTAAATGGGATAATCCAGAACCTTCTTCCAGCTGTTGGTTCATCTGTCAAGTCCATCGTTCTTGCATACAGTTCTACAGTCTCAAGTAAAATGGTATGctgttcaaaacctttttgtCATCAAAGGACTCATAACTAATAATGAAGATGGtttgactttaatttatttatttttaatccaggTTCGTCAAATACTCAGCCTCTGCCACAATATTACTCATTTGGACCTAACTCAGACAGATGTTACAGACTCGGCGTTTGACAGGTAACGTTATTGCTCAGCTGCTAAAGAACACGTTTTGATTTCATGTTGTTGCAGCAGCACAAAGTTAATTCACTGGAATCCCAGTAGGTAAAGATTAGGTTGTGCATCTTTTCATATGCACAATTACAATCACAGCTTTGTTCCTGTTTTCGTCTCTCTCCAGCTGGTCATATCTTGGAGCTTGTCGCTCTCTGGAGCACCTGGATCTGTCGGGGTGTGAGAAGATCAACGATCACACCCTTAAGAAACTGTCTGTCGGGCTGGGTGACCTTATGTCTTCCAGCTGCTCTGACAAACGCTCAGAGCGGCGAGCTAAGTTGCTTAAAAGCTCCCCAGTACCCATCACGCTTGTGGATGAGAGGAGCCTGCACGCAGTCGGGTGGAAGCAGCAGGCCATCATTTTCAAGCACGGCACCGCTCGCTGGGGCACGGCCCGCATCCCAATGCACGTTTGGGTTTTGGACACGTCGGACCTCGCTGATATTGAGGATGCTGCGGAGTGGAGCCGCCGGGGTGGAATGTCTTTCACCGAAAGCTTTGCAGAGACGCAGCTTGTGGGAGGCTCATGCTGttgcaggaggagcagaaggCTCAGGACTGGCTCAGACTCCTCCTTTTTGCATCAGCAGTACGCCGTGGCTGGGGAAATGCTTTGTGGTCACTCCACCTGCTGCTCGAGTGACGTGGCCTTCAGGACTTTTACCTGTCCTCAGAGCGAGTCAGGCGTCAGCAGAAACGGCACTGCAGAATTGCGGACTAAGTGCTCCTCATTGGGGGGGCCGCAGTGTCTGGAGCCTGAGAACAGGACTGATTGCTCAAAGGCAACACGATCATTGAAATTTCTCAGCTTCTCTGGATGTTACCAAATCACTGATTTGGGCTTGAGGTAATTAtcatatgttgttttttaaatatacttttaacttaaaataacatgatttcctgctcaaatttgatgtggatTTATTTGGAGGGTCTTCCTTCAAAATATGTTGATGAAGTAAAATGAATCATTACTGTATCATTGTTTCAATTTCAAAACATTCACTAACTAGTTTTTATCAGGGCTTGCTTATTAAACAATATGGTGTAACAACTTATTCTGTCTCATGTACAGTTTTGGTTTAGATCTAATGTGTTCATTCACCTGGATAAAGGTGAATGAACACATGACTTAATGAGGACATTTGCACAATTTAGATGGTTTTAATTCAGATTGGCTACTAACTCTGGATTACCAATGTTCATGTAGGTGTTTCATTATGTCTTAACCAAGTTCGACATCCCTCCTCTGTTTCAGGGCTTTATCTCAGCGTGGAGGACTTCCTGTCCTGGAGCATCTCAACTTGTCTGGCTGCCTCTTCATCACCGAGGTTGGCCTGCAGGAGCTGGTGTCAGCCTGTCCTTCCCTTAACGACGAACACTTCTATTACTGCGACAACATTAACGGTAACACAAGTGAAACCGCTAGTggtcatgttatttttttgtctgattagAAAATCATGTTCATGATATAGGAAGGAAGGTGTCCTCATGAAGAGCTTTGTGAATGTTTAACTATTCAACTTTATGGCTGTAAATGATTTGTGAGTAGATCTACAGTGTGTGCCAGCTGTAACAGGTATTACTAACCCCACTTACATAGCATGTACTCTAGTAGGATTGCTCAATTATAGGAGGAGAAGAATCACAATCCTGAATATTCTGATTAAATCTGTAATCAAGAGTATTAACAACGATTACTCAAGTTTggaaacattacatttattgCACTTAAAGAACAATGAATTGCACTATCTTTTGTgtctcagttaaaaaaaaatctatgaatTAAGGTGCTTAAAAAGTAagctttttataaattaaaaaaacacccttttttgtaaaacaaagttcTTCCCAGATGTGCTTCACATATAAACCCTATACTTCATATTAGTTGCAGTAACTATAGTATAAAACTAATGTATTTGCTCACTGACGAAGACGACGCAGCGCTGCTgtccttttttcctgttttgttgacaGCAGCTTATTTTTCCTCTAAGATCCAGCTGGAcgctttcagctgctttacCTGAAGCTGTAATCgtgttttaaaatcacttcaCCCAAATAGGCGTAGCTtcatggtttcttttttctcttttttttttaaatggaatacATAATTCCTcacatacagcagcaaagtCTTTAGTAAACTTACGTCTTGCTTCGTTTTCTTGTGGAAAAGTTTGCTGAAGTGATGATTAAAGacaactttctttttcctctgctttaaTCTGAATGTTGGTCACATATTTCCCACATGTACCCCTCCAAATCAGACATTGTTTAGACAGCAGCTGTTTATAATCTTTGTCCTTAGTGTTGAAAGTAATTTGTGAGCGCCTGCAGCGGACGTCTCTGGAGCGTGTCGGCCCTCCTCTCCCCTGCATGTCCCGCAGCGGGGGGGGGCAGGAGTGCACCTCGTTTAGGAggcaacacaaaacaagagCATCAgtggcaaaaatatttttagtgcTGTGGTTATTTGTAGCCAAAATCCAAACAACGAATTTGATTAATTGCACAACCTTAAGTGACCGATGCTGCTGAGATGGAAGGTAAGTCGGTGTTATTATGACCAGAACAATGGGTCCAGTCTGACATTCAGCTGTGTGCTACACAGTTAAGATTCACTGAGTATGTAATCATTGAAATACAGTAACAAAGTGgatgtggggtgtgtgtgtgtgtgtgtgtggaccagCTGATAATAACCAGTGtgtgttgtttctgtgcaggtCCTCACGCAGACACGGCCAGCGGCTGCCAGAACCTGCAGTGTGGTTTCAGAGCCTGCTGTCGCTCTGGAGAGTAACGCAGCCCAGCAGCTCTCCCTCTTCTTGCACTTTATCCCGGGAATaccatttgttgtattttgtgtcACCTAAAAATGTTTCTTGACGAAACTGTAATTTTGCTCCTGCTGTTTCCATGTTTAATTTAGTGGACATAATCCTTCCGAAAGAAGAACATAACTGGGCGATGATGGgtttaaaatggctgtaaatatagtttctggtttctttgttGGCTTTGAGaaatcaaaaaccaaaccaGCAGGAGGTACTAAAcattttctgctaattttattAGCCACTAAAACTTCAGACTTTAACACACGTCAGACCGTTCTGTAGATTAGAGCTGGCTGATCCCAGATGTTGATGGTTGTTGTTGAACTCTTATCACCCCGGTGGAGGACAGATCTGAACACAAGCAGCACAGATAGGATTTGTGACATAATGTTGCTGTATAGTCTAAAGTTTTTGCTTTAGATTTGTGATCTTTAGTATTTGGTCcccataattttttttatctttttctttcttttccttttatgcACTCCAGTGAGGGGGGTAAACCAATGAGAGTTCACTTGAGCGACCTAATGTGGTCAATCCTGAGAAATTAGGAGTGTGAGGGTAAGAGTGATCAGGTTTTAAGGGCTGTACTGAGTACTGCTTTATTCATTCTACACAgcaagatttattttgttgttctgaaGTCTTGCATGAGCTTCATTGGCAATGTTGAACTCCTAATAAAAGTGAACAGGTAAAACAATgcattcagtctgtttttgtttattaagtgTATCCACGGAGGAAAAAAGGCATGTGGTAAAGAGGTCAGTAGCAGCATCGCTACAGGTTAATCatatttggacattttaaagtatAATTCAACACAGCAGGACTGAgactgtcacaaaaaacaaactttgttgaACAGATGCAGATGGATTTCTTCAGTGTTAAAACTGAtcttatggaaaaaaaatgtggaggTAAATTGGAACAGGATAATCTGTAttataaattaatatatatataaaacttaaCCTATAAAAtgatgtcattaaaaaaagtttagaagAAGTAAAGTGATGCCATAAGCTCGTCTCCTGCATCATAGGTGGCTGAGAGAGGCCAGGTACACCCACACAGACAGCACGCTGCTGGGGTAAGGGTGAACGTACACGGCCAGAGCAAACTCCACGTTTGACGCCTGAATATTGTGAACTCCGGTGCTATACACCATCTCTATGATTGGCCGAATCTCTGAGAATGGTAGATGCAAAGGGAATCCTGCAATCTGAAATGGAAAAATGCATATTGAGGATAAATAAACTGCAGTGGCACACAACTCGGATGTCTAAATCAACTTataatttttttgggggggaatgGTGCTGTAATACAACTAGACTCATAAGTGTGTTTAATACTTGCCCTGTAATCTCCCAGCAGGCTCTGCAGCTCGTGACGATGCCCCTCAGCCACGTCCTGCCCTCTGCTCAGCTCCAGATTAGGCAGGAATTGTTTCAGGATGGCGTTGCAGTATCGGTTCCAGCGAGTCGGGTGACGAGGGCGCCACTTCATGATCTCCTCCTTCAGGATCTTCTCGATTCTATTTGAAGTGAGACAGTAGGTGTTTTATGTCTCCTGTTCTGGGGGGCAGGACGGAGCAACGTGAAAAGGAGCCGACTTCTTGTTACTCGCCTGTCCTG
The Kryptolebias marmoratus isolate JLee-2015 linkage group LG24, ASM164957v2, whole genome shotgun sequence DNA segment above includes these coding regions:
- the fbxl5 gene encoding F-box/LRR-repeat protein 5; its protein translation is MAPFPDEVDVFTGPHWRMKQLVGLYCEKLSKTNFSNNNDFRSFLQSLCATFKEFKMHEQIENEYIIGLLQQRCCTAYNVHSDNKLSEMLSLFEKGLQSVKSEYEQLNYAQQLKERLEAFTQDFLPHMKEEEEVFQPMLMQYFTYEELKDIKKQVIAQHCNQQHLDCAAEVLKGFRLWTQAEELQKAFKYADHEKTDYDLEKNRNSSVHISQLPTEIMLRLFCYLSPVDLCRCSQVCSSWTELAKTGSLWRHLYPVRWARGDYYRGPPGDLDQEPDEEWVKSRVNEGRAFQEWDEDADVDESDVSGHTEGLLAISTAQREKRLLNGIIQNLLPAVGSSVKSIVLAYSSTVSSKMVRQILSLCHNITHLDLTQTDVTDSAFDSWSYLGACRSLEHLDLSGCEKINDHTLKKLSVGLGDLMSSSCSDKRSERRAKLLKSSPVPITLVDERSLHAVGWKQQAIIFKHGTARWGTARIPMHVWVLDTSDLADIEDAAEWSRRGGMSFTESFAETQLVGGSCCCRRSRRLRTGSDSSFLHQQYAVAGEMLCGHSTCCSSDVAFRTFTCPQSESGVSRNGTAELRTKCSSLGGPQCLEPENRTDCSKATRSLKFLSFSGCYQITDLGLRALSQRGGLPVLEHLNLSGCLFITEVGLQELVSACPSLNDEHFYYCDNINGPHADTASGCQNLQCGFRACCRSGE